The window CTGAATTACTTGATGACGGTGTCATTTTATTTCATAATCCTAGCGCAAAATATAAAATACCTTTAGAAATGTTCGGGAACACTAATATCACCCAAATATCTTTGGAAAACGGTAAAATAGTGAACACTGTTGATACCTATCCGATTGTTGCGCGATTAAATATTAATAAAGGTTTAGAAAAGCTTTTTCATCCGTACATAGAACAACAGTTGATGCTGTATAACCGATATGATATGAATGAGGTATTAAAGCATTTTAGAGATAATTTTATATAGATATCACTTATCAGGAAAATCAAAATGGAGGTGAAAAAATGCATGATGAAAACAAAAAGAGACTTCCTCAGAATATTCAGCACTTATTAATGGAAATAGGCGAAAGAATGGTTTTATTTAAATTGTTTTTATTAGTAAAAGATACCGAGTGGAATGTATATCAGAATCTTGGAGAAACTGGGTGTGATTTACTTATCCTAAATAGTGTTACAAATCAAAAATTAAAAATTGAGGTAAAGACACGCCAAAGGCTTTATTCCACTTCTAAAGAGTCTCAAAAAAATATTGCACAGTTTACAATAACTGAAAATGAATACAACAATTGTGATTATGTGATATGTTATTGGCTTGAAGAGAATGTATTCTTTGTAGTTCCAAAATCGGAGCTATCTGAAACAAGTAGTAATGGTAAGTCTCTTTTTGTATTTAGAGTAAAAAGGCGTTCGGGTGGCGGATTTGATGAGAATAGTGTTCGCTTTCTTGATAGATGGGATACCATAATATTGGGGAAAGTGATATAAAAGCCGACGTAATGAATGTGCATCAGGAATTAACCCAATATATGATTCGTGTATTAGGAGAAAAATTGTATCGAATAAAGCCCTCGAGAGGTCAACAAGCTTTTTGAAGATTTTATTGCTTACAATTTACTTGAATTGTAACGCAAAAGCAGACGCCAAACCAACGAAAAAAACGGTCTATCCAGACGACTACTTCCAGAATATGCCTCACCGCCAAGGGGGCACCAGAGGGGTGCGGCATCTTTTTTACACACTCAAGGCAGGTGGAAGTACGTCATTTAACAATATGATATACACAGCTGATTGCAAATCGTATACAAAGAGTGGTGATAACCCTTGGAAACTGGATACATCAATAGAAACTGAAAAAAATGATGTGTTTAAAAATGATTTTGGAAAACTATTTGATAAGTCTATATATTATTCAGGTTTGAGAAAAACCGTAGCTCCGAGATTCAATGAGATTAAGAAAAGTAAATGAGGTGAATGAATTGAAGAAGCAATTCAACGTTGTAAAGGGAGTTCATACCTCCAATTTAGAGGGGATTCATGAGGAATACAGCATTGTAGAACACAAGAAATTTTACCAAATAAATATAAATGTCAGTGCTGAAAATATAGATAATGTATTTAGAGATTTATGTACTAAAGTAAGAACCCCTGGGTTTTTATTGCTCGAGCATGGTACAAATGCAAAGATCGAAGAGCAAATAAGAAAGTCAGATACTGATCCTTTTCATAAAGATGTTTTCTATCTTGATGGATTGGATATAAAATACTTTCTGGCTTTATATAATCAATATAAGGATCTACTAGTTAATGATGGAGAGATTAATTATGGGTTTGGTTCACATATTGGGACTGACGAAGTATACGTTGGCCCCTACAAAATATTTACCATTTTTACTAATGAAATTGATAAGTATATTGATATTTTATCAAAGTATAATATTCCTAAGGTAGATAAACTTAAAACTGTTTGCAACAATTTTTCTGAAGAGTCACCAGGAAGTCGAATAACAATAAAAATTAATGGAATAGATATTTATGAAATGGTAGAGCAATTGAGTAAGGAGGGGTTGTATTTGGGAGAAAGAAGAGAAGACTAGATTTTTATATTAAAAATCTTAAATATTTGATGGTTTAAGCAAGTCTTATACCCCCTTCCATTTCGAATATGCAACTTTTAAGGATAATGAACAATTTAAATATAATTATAAAATATGTTTTATTATGGTAAAATTGTGTTATGCGAAAGTCTGATTATGGACTTAAAAACTGGTTCTTTTTCAGAAATTAATAATTTATATATTCTATTATTAATAAAATTAATAAATATAATGATTAAGGAGAGGGACAATGAAAATCAAAGATTACGAAGATAATTTATCTATAGAGGCTTTAAATATGCTAAAGGAATTTTTACCTCGGCAAAAAAAGATCGAGCAAGAGGTATTAAAAATTCCTGTTATGGCATTGATATGGGGTGCATCTCCTAGTATTGAAAGTAAGTTGGGAGATATAAGGAGAGAACTAAGGGAAGTATTAAGGAAAGAGGGTCATCTTGCAATGTTTAGTGAAGAACTTTGTCAAGAAGATTCTAAGCTATCAATCCGTGCACAGCAGTTGATTCAAGCGCAAGAATTTGATTTAATTATTTCAATTCCAGGGCCGCATGGTTCAATTGCTGAAATACATGATTTTACTAGTGATAATAGAGTACGTAATAAGATACTTTTATTTCTAGATAAGACTTATGAAAATGGTTACAGCTATCAAAGTTTATTTGCTATTGGAAATACCCTAGGATGTAAAATTGTGATATATGAAAATGAGGATGATTATTCAACAATCTTACATACTACTCTAAATGAAATAAATAGTATTAGAGAATGCAAATTCCTGTTTGGGAGGTGCTATTAAAATGAATGAAATAATAGAATTAAATAGATTACAAGAGTCTGCGATAGATGCGGAGTTAAAAATAGGAGAAATAGATTTCTCTATTTTAAAAAATGACTTGTATTCATTTATATTATTATGGATTGAAAAAGAGGGATTTGTATCTGATGAAATATTAGCTTCGAATATTGGACTTAATTTAGAAACAGTAAAAAAAGCAATTGTTACATTGTTCAAAAACAGGCTAATTGATATTGAGAATAATTACTATTGCATAAATAAGAGGGGATTATTATTATCTGATAAGTATAACTTCCCAGAAATGATTATGGACTCATACTTCAATACAGATCAAATGAATGGAAAAGAAAAAGAGCTTTTTATAGAACTTTATAGTACATATAGAAGCACATATGTTTTCGATTACTCTACCACCTTGTATAAATGCAATAGTGCAATGAAATTCGATAAGGGAAGGAATACTCAGAATACTAAAAGTAATTTACCAATTGTAGTATATTTAATTGATATTTTAGACACATTAAGAAACTCTAAAAGAACTGAAGTTTATGACTTAGCAAGTTCATTTTACTTATATATTGATTATGTTAGAAAAACTAGTTGCTTATCCAATTTAGTCCTTTTTGAAGAAAAAAGGTATAAGGAAGCTTTAAGTAATGAGGAAATTTGGGATTATAAATACTTCTTTAAAAAGTCATACTATTCAAAAATTTTTGAAAAAAATTATAGAAATCAGTTCTATAAATTATTTAGTAATAATTTAAAAGTCCAAAATAGTATTAATAAAGATAATTTGAGGTTTGAAGAAAGTATTATGAAGTTAATACAAAATGGTGATATTGCTAAATATTGTTCAGAAACTGGTAACAGTGAATTTGATTTAAAGATGTCATTACTGGATATAAGAAATCGAATAGATAATATACTAAATATCTTATAACCCAACTAATAAAATATGAAGACTATTTAAGTGAGAACCAGACGTGTTAAAGTACATGTTTTCTGATTTACATAACTTCTTCCATTTCCAATATGCAAGCTTTTTAGGGGTAACATGCAAGCATCCCAGTATAACTTCCGATATTAGAATCCTGGGAAAGCTAGCTATAAGCGGGCTTTAACGTTTTTACATGGAAAATAATTTATCCGGATTTTATTTAAATTGAATTTAATTTGATTTAATTACTATCGTAAGTAGAAAACTAAAATATTCTAAAATTATTCAAATGCTTGACACAGAAGGCTTTCTTCAAAAGGGAGTCTTTTTGTGTCATATTAGATGTTAACTTTGATTTTCAGATAACAAGCTCTTACTGGAATGCAAGGTACCGTTATCGAATGCAACTCATTTTGCAGTGTCTCGTTTTCTATCCTTGCTTTTTAAAATGAAGTATGTAACGTTACTTATACTTATTTACTAGATGGAAGTAAACAGTATAATTAGATACAAGGCATTCCTGTTTCATAATACGTCCAATACGACGTCGCGAGACAATTAACCCTAATTTTTCAAGTTCAATTTTAATCTTACGGGTACCGCAGTTATTACGGCTGGTTTTAGATATATCAACTATCTTGGAAGATAGAGGAGATTCATTTACATGTTAATGTCAATCGAAATTTAGGCCACTTGCTGGTCAAATTTTAGGCCACCTATACATAAAAATTTAAACATTCTCAGTCTGTTTGGCAAGGGCCTGTTTAAACCGATAACTGTCACCATTAATATTTAATATATGGGCATTATGGGTTATCCGATCCAATAAAGCCGCAGTCATTTGTTCATCTCCCAACACCTCCGTCCATTTTGGAAATTCCAAATTTGTAGTTATGATTAGACTACCTCTTTCATATCGGGAAGAACAAAACTGAAACAGCAATTCCGCACCTACCTTACTGAATGGTACATATCCCAATTCATCCAGAATAACTAAATGTGGCCCCAACCACTGTTTTTCAAGCTTGTTTAAACGATATTCCTGTTGTGCTGCAAGTAATTCGTTTATCAATCCTGCTGCCGTATAGAATTTTACTCTCATACCCTGACGGCAGGCTTCATAACCTAGAGCCGTTGCAATATGTGTTTTACCTACACCAGAGCTACCTACAAGTATTATGTTTTCCCTGTTCCCAATATACTCCCCCTGCATTAACTTCAATATTTTGGGCTTGCGTAGGGACGGGATTACTTTAAAATCAAAACTTTCAAGTGTTTTAATTACTGGAAAGCATGCCTGACGTATGCCTCTTTGAATACGGTTGTTTTCTCTCTGGTGAACTTCCTGTTCCAATACTCCTAACAAGTAACCCTCATAATCAAGATTGTTATCTGCGGCTTCTCTCGCTAAAGACTCGTAGATCTTGGCAGCCTGAGGCATTTTTAGTTTTTTAAAATATGCTTCTAGAAGCATTTTGTTAACGGCCATTAATGATCACCCCCTGTCATCAGTATGCTATATTTATCAAGATTAGGAGGTGTTACAATAACTTCCGGAATGCTCTGAAGCTTGTCCTTGTTAATGGGATCTGCTTTATGGCTTAAAACCAATGTCTGCCCCAGTATGTTAAGTACCCCGTCATATCCGTAAACATTGTATTCCATTGCTATTTCAATAGCTTCAGTTACCTGTGAAGGATGGTAATCTCTATGGAGCATAAGTATTTTTACAAATTCCCGGTTACCTCTGGGATTCCTTGCTAACAGGCAGCGGCGATATTGTTCATAGATAGGGGGAAGTGTCTGAGGGTTGTATACTTTTGTATTTCCTAATGCTCGAGATTTGAAAAGCAAAAGTTCCAGATAGTGATCCAGTATGATACTATCCTTATTGCGGCCATGTATTCTGAAATGTTCTGCGATTGTAGAGCCTTTTGAGATAATTTTAATCTCTTCAGCAGTTGCCCTAACTGTCACCTTTTCTCCAACATATGAAGTAGGGACGGAGTAGCGGTTGGTTTCAAATTGTATCATTGAATATCGGTTAACTTTAGCCTCTTTATACCTTGCTCCATCAAACCTTACTGTGGGCAATGGCCTTAATGCGGATTTTTCAGCTTCCCATTTTGAGTTTTTCTCTAATAGCTTAATACATTCATTATGTAAGTAATGATTTAATTCCTCAAAGGAATTTACATCCGGATAAGGTACAAAGAATCTTCTGACTACTTCTTTACCTGCATTTTCTACTCCGCCTTTTTCATTACCCCTAGCAGGTCTGCAGAATGTAGATTCATAAAGGTAATGAGTGCGAAGAGATATGAATTGCTCCTGTTCTTCCCGATTACTGCCCTGAAGTACCTTCTTAACTGCTGTTTTTAAATTGTCATAGGCTATCTTGTAGGGTACACCCTTCATAAACTCAAAACATTTAATATGTCCGTCAAAGAATGCCTCCTGCTTCTCAAAGGGATATGCCCTTACATAGAAGCCTCCAGAGCCTCTCAATTTCATAACAAAAATATGAGCCTTTGTTTCCTTACCGTTCAGATAGAAATATGCCTCTGTCCAATCTACTTCCGCATAAGTTCCGAGCTCAAATTCCAACGGAAGAAATGCTTCTTTTTGTTTTCTGTATTCCTGCCTGAGAAAGTCAGAAACAGTGTTGTAACCACCGCTAAAGCCTTCTTGCCTTAAAATTCCAAATATTTTTGTTCCGGTATGCCGTTGTTTACGATGCCTTTGCTTATCATCTTCGATAATTTGCCGAATCATTGGTATATATGGTCCTAAAACAGGATGGTTGCGTTCTTTGGTTAGCTTATATTTAGGAGGTTTTGTCTCCTCCAGAGATAAATACTTTGAAATTGTATCCCTGTGAATTCCGGTTCTGCGGCTTATTTCTCTGATACTTAGGTCTTCCATAAAGTACATTTTTCTGATATCTTCTAATTGTGCCATCTTAATCATACCTTTCCTCCTGTACGATAGTGTCTGGATAACAAAATCATACAGGAAAATTTGATTAAGGTGGCCTATTTTTTTACCGGTAAGTGGTACAATTTTAGAATAGCATTAACATTTACACATAAAAAATATAATGCTATAGTATATGTATCTTGTAAAATATGGGGGATTTACCATGAAAACCTTAAAAAAATGTCTGCTTGTGGTTGCTTTTTTTATCAGTATTATTTTAACTCAATTATTTGTACATAATGCTTTCGCAGATTCGGATATAGTGACATTTGCCGATCCTAATCTAGAGGCTGTAGTTAGGGGAGCTATTAATAAACCCACAGGAGATATACTTAAAACAGATGTTTCAAGTATTACTAGTATTATTGCAGAAAACAAAAATATTAATAATCTTACTGGAATTGAATGTTTAACAAATTTAACTATGTTGAGCTTAAGTAAAAATAAGATAAGTGATGTGACACCTTTAGCAGGCCTAACATCATTAAAATATTTAGCACTATACCAGAGTAACATTAGTAATATTAATGCTTTAGCTGGTTTAATCAATTTAGAATACTTGGATTTAGGTATGAATAGTGTCAGCGATATAAGTGCTTTGAAAAATATGACGAAATTAACTTACTTAGAACTATCTTGGAATAATATAACTGATATTAGTGCATTATCAAAACTTACTAATCTTCAATATTTACAGTTAGGGTGTAATCGAATTGTAGATATTAGTCCGATATCAAACCTTACCAAACTTAAAACATTGCATCTCTTTTATAACCGAATAAGTGATATTAGTGGGTTGAGTGGTCTTAAGACATTGACTTACTTGCACCTGAATTCAAACAATGTATCAAATATTAATCCGTTAAATGGTCTCACTATGCTAAGTTATTTAGATTTAGGTTTCAATAAAATTACAGATATTAGTGCATTAAACAAGCTTACAAAGATAACAGATTTGGATTTAAGCTACAACAAGATAACTAATATTAATGTTTTGAGCAATCTTACATCATTGAATGATTTAAAGCTGGAGAATAATCCTATAAACAATTATAGTCCAATTACCGGAATTATTAGTAAATTAACTAAAAAAGATTTTAATTTGGAGCCGATATCTTTTCCAGATGCAGATTTGGCGAAAGCTGTCTGTCATCAACTTGGCAAAAATTCTGAAGATATGATATATAAAATTGAGGCCCCACAAATAACTGTGCTAGATGCCGGCAATATGGAAATTAAAAGTTTGTCAGGAATTGAACAACTGTGTAATCTAAAAGACCTTTATTTAGCTGGGAATGAGCTTGATAATATTAATCCTATAAGTGCACTTACATCACTTGAAGCTTTAAATTTAGAAAAGAATCAAATAAGTGACTTAAATGTATTAAGAAATTTACATAATTTAAAATATCTCATATTAAGGGATAACAAAATATCTGATATAACACCATTATCTGATTTATCAAGTTTGAAAACCTTAGATTTGTCATATAATAGCTTGACGAATACTAAAAATCTTAGCAAACTAGTAAATTTATATGAATTACATTTAGATGATAATGAAATAAATGATATAAATGGATTGCAAAATATTACTAAACTTAAAATTTTAACTCTGGATAAAAATCAGATACAAGACGTCTGTTTACTGAAAAATAAACTTGATTTAATTTCATTATGTTTGAGAAATAATCTAATAAGTGATATTAGTTGTATTAAGAACTTACCCAAATTAGTAGATTTGTTTTTATTGCCCAATCCAATCCAGGATTTTAGCCCTGCAAAAGGGATATATAGTAATTTGATGAATAAAGATTTTGAATTAAATGCCGTCGCAAGTATTACTATATCAGGTTCAGATATAGTAACAGTTAAAAACGGTAGTGGGACAAGCCAGTATACAGCTGTTGTAAAAGATAACAACAATATAGTATTGTCATGCGAGTCGGTTACTTGGAGTTTAGATAATCCAGTAAGTGGTGTTGTAATTGACAGCCAAACTGGTATAGTATCAGTAGATAGTACTGCAAAAGCGGGTTGTTTTACGATAAAGGCCACAAATGGTTCTATAGAAGGTACATTTGTAGCAACATTAAGTGTAATTCTGCCCGATAAACGTATAATTTCTGGACGAATAAGTTTGAATGATAAAGCTCCAATTGGTGGAGTTAATATAAGTATTAATGCTGGTGGAAACGGACATAGCTATGGCGTGGGCATCACAATTGATGAAGGTGAGAGTTCAAAGGATTTTGCATTACCTGTATCAGCTAGTTCAGGGGGCCTAACTTATACAGTCTTTTGTACTGCCAGAGCAGGAGATGCGATAGGTTTTATAGCAGGCAGTCAAGTAGATGTAAGTGATGGAAATGTTTCAAATGTTAATATGCAGATTAGTTCTTTCCTTCAGCCTGTGTATCGAAATGTTTCAGGAACTGTATTGTTTAGTAAGGGTGTTGCTCCTAAAGGAGGACTTACCTTAATAGTTGAAAGTTCTACAACAATTAATGAACGAATAACAAAGGAATGTTATTCATCTGTAACTATACCAGAAGGAATGAATTCTGCAAAGTATGCTATTCCAATAATTACATACGCAGGTTATCCATGTAGTTTAATAATTAAAGAAACAAGCAGAGATTACTGGGGTAGTCAGTTAGACCTTTCATCAGGTGATATTACGGGATTAGATGCGCAGATAGTGTACCCACTCAATACAACTGAAACACGGAATGTTTCAGGAACTATTTATTTATCAACAGGGGTTGCGCCAAAAGGTGGTATTATTATAACTTGGTATAGTTCTAGTGGGTCCTATACTAATTCTTCATTTGTAACAATACCTGAAGGCTTAAATGCAATAAAATATGATGCAACATTTGTTACTGACACAAGTAAGCAAACGGTACTCAGATTTGTACCAGATAAAGCGTATAAACAATATAGTTTTTTCGTTGAAAATTCGCATTTAGTAAAGGATATTACTCTAGAGGAAATAGCACCGCAATTGACTGGTTTTACATGGGAGAAGGGAAAAACTGAAGGATCAACTAAAGCGACAGTTGTCCCAGCAGGAACATTAAAATACATAGTTGGGGTTGAAGGTTCTCAGGTGCAGCCTAATGTAGGCGATGCGGCCACAGCATATACAGATATTCTTTCAGCTAATACAGATATAGCAGTGTCAGCAGGACAGCATATATTTATAATTAGAGTAGGTAATGATGGAAATATAGCAAGCTGGGCAGATGTAGCTGTAAGTGAATCAAATATCAATCTAGGACGGATACAAGGTGATGTTAATAATGATAGTGTTGTTGACGCACTGGATTTTGCATTAATGAAGATATACTTGCTTGGAGGAACAGCAAATATTAATGAGATAAACTCAGACATAAATTTAGATGGTGAAATTAATGCAATTGATTTTGCATTGCTCAAAATGCAACTTCTAAATTAGTGTTAACATATGTGATAAAGACATGAATGAAGGAAGTTAGTTTACATTCCCAATTCCATTTCCAATATCTGAAATTTTAAGGGTAATATGGTCGTTTCCCAGTATTACCCTATCAACTTGTCAGTTTAGTCTTAAAGTTAAAAAAGTACACATGAGTTGCAGAGTATAAAAAGTAAATCCAGAAACGCTTGGTTTATAAGCGTTTCTGGATTTTAATGTAATGGGCTAACATGAATCAATAACAAAATACTTATTCGCGTAAAAGTCTTAGTGTGAGGCACCTAAGGCTGCCACCACCAGCCAGCAAAGCATCTGGATGGAATTGTGTAAATCTGACTCCCATTGATTCCAGCAGCTTCTGGGTTGTAGGCTTTAAAGAAATATCATAATTGATGATATGGTTGGGTTCCAGAGTAACAAACGATGTGCCCCATTTTTGTTGTTCTTCATCGGATAAAGGAATTAGTTCCATCTTCCTCTGTTTCGACCAAGTCATAAAATCAATTTTTTGCCGACTATTTTTTTGGATAAGCCAGCAATTGAGAAAGGCAGGTGGAAAAATTAACCCCAATTTATCGGATATCCTGTTGAATATCATGTCCGGATGCATGAAACGCCTGGCTTGCGGTACTTCTACATAAACTATATTCTGAAAGTGCTGCAGGGCAAAAATGAAAAAGCGCTCAACCGATTCTTTGCTATGTCGTTCTGTATCTGCTACGAAGAGAGTATTTGGGGACAAGGTAATCAAGCCCTCAAACTGTTCACCTGGGCCGCAGTCATGCAGGATAGGAATACCAAGAGCTGTCAGTGCCTCCCTAACAACTATTTCTTCGTATTGCCGTCCACCAGGGCACATTGTTGATATAATTGCCCCTTTGCTTGTTATGACTGAGGAATCGTTCAAGTATGGAAGGTTGGGAAGGTAGGACATTAACTCGCGGTTATTTACTATTAGGTTTGATAGTTCATAAACTTCCACTCCGTTATCTGTCAAAAGCTTTCGATAGGCATAGTGTTCGTCAATAAAACGATCGTAGTCTGGTACCTTATCAAAAAGGTAAAAATCCAGATTTGTCTCCTTTACCCTTCTGATTGAATACTCAGGACTATGAAGCATCACTTTCTTTAATTGGCTAAGTTTCTCAGCTCCATATTTTTCCAGACTATTTATAATCATATTAATTAACTCCTGTTTTAAGATTTTTATGTATCATTCCCATAATCTACGATTTTAAATCGTACTAAAAATGTAGCCTTTTTGTGTTAAATTAATAAATAATTATTTAAAATAGATGGTTTGCAATATACTAAATAAAAACCATTGTAATTTATTAAAATTCAATGTAGAATATAATAAATATGTAAAAGGGAGGGTAGATAATGGTTTATGCAGTTAATACTGTCACAGTTTCCTTAGATATTAAGTGGAAATTCAGTAGTGCCGTTTCAAAAAGTGCAATGTCAGTTATTAAAGGGAGAAGTGCGTCCTTTTTTAGAATAATTACTGACGATTGTATAATCCATGACTCTATATCTTTCGGTTAGCATATTTTATTTATTTAGAAATGTATTGCTAATAAATCAAGATTTTTTAGACTCAAGGTTTTATGCTTTGAGTCTTTTATTTTGTATATAAAGATGCACACACTCCATAAGCCTTTTATTGTTTAGCTTCTTTAATAGTTAACTATTAAAATAGCGGTAAACAGTGGGCTTATTTTTGTTTAAAAATTTATCAAATATTAAAGTTAATTTGGAGGATGAATCGGTATGAATATTAATAATAAATTAAAAAGAAATATATCCATAAGTTATGTTTATAGCTTTTTACTACAATTAAATATTACTTCAGCTATATGGGTTTTGTATCTGGCATTTAAGGGCATGTCTTTGGCGGAAATAGGATTTTTGGAAGCTATTTATCATATAACGGGTTTACTTTTTGAATTACCGACCGGTGCAATAGCAGATATATATGGAAAGAAGTTTAGTGTCATTGCCGGAAGAATTGTAAGTGTAATAGCTTGCATTTTGATGATAACGTCATCTGGCTTTTGGATCTTTGCTATTGCATTTACTTTAAGCTCGGCAGCTATGAATCTAAACTCCGGTTCAGCAGAAGCATTGGTTTATGATAGCTTAAAAGAAGTAGGTGAAGAGAATAATTATAAAAGAATTTGGGGCAATCTTGCTTTTGTTATGTCAATTGCACAAGGTATTGCGGTTCTTCTGGGAGGAATATTAGCAGATGAAAAGTTTTTGTATGCCTATGTATTTGGAACAATTATAAAATATTAGCTTTAATAGTAGCTTTTAGCTTTAGTGAGCCACCTATTGAAAAAGATAAAGAAAAACAACAAGGGAATGTACTAATACACCAACTAATAACAAGCCTGAAAGTTCTTAAGGTTCGGAAAATAGTGTTTTACTTAATATTGTTTTCTTCATTGATTGGAAGTCTTCAAGCTACAGTATATTTTTACAGCCAGAAGTATTTTTCAGATATGGGATATTCAAAAACCACAATTGCCATAATATGCGCTCTGGGAAGCCTTATTGAAGCAATAAGCTCTAAGAATGCCTATAAATTTGAAAAACTTTTTAAGTTGAAAGGAACTTTAATAAGCATATCTGTATTAAATATACTGGCATTAACAGGAATGGCCTTTATGCAGCACTTATCGATAGTATTCTTTGTTTTAACATCTATGACTGGAGGGCTGGCCTTTTCCATATTTAGTGATTATATAAATGCCAGGATACCCTCAGAGTACCGGTCAACAATATTATCATTTGATAGTTTATGCTTTAGTGCATTTATGATAGGGGTATTTCCTTTATTCGGATTAATAGCGCAAAAGAGGGGCTTTACAGTAACATTTGGAATTATTGCCTTGCTGTATATTCCGGTAATTATTTACCTGTTGCTAAAGCTTAGAAAACATAAAGAAGATAATTCGGGGGCAATTGTAAAAGAGCGAGTTTTAGAGGTGTCAGACTAGAAAAATAAAAATAAAAATGGAGGGGTAAATAATTTCACCTCTCCCGAAATGGAGATAAAAATGATTGAATTAGCAATAAATAGATTACAAAAGTATTATGGAGCAAACATGGTTTTAAAGGATATAACTTTTGAGATACATACCTCTGAAAAAGTAGGAATTGTAGGCAGTAACGGCTGCGGTAAAAGTACCCTGTTAAAAATAATTATGGGCTTAGAAGGTTATGATGCGGGCATGTTATCTATAAAAAAAGGTGCAACATTAGGATATCTTGAGCAAATGCCTATTTATCCGAATAGCATTAGGGTTATAGACGTATTAAATATAGCCTTTGAAAAGACAGATGGTCTTCACAAAGAACTGGTATTAATTGAGAAACAGCTTGCATCAGCTGATAAAGCTAATATTGAAAGACTTCTAAATAGTTATTCCAGTCTTCAGGCTAATTATGAAAGCCTTGGCGGATACGAAAAAGAAGAAAAGCTGAGCAAAGTTTGTACA of the Ruminiclostridium papyrosolvens DSM 2782 genome contains:
- the istB gene encoding IS21-like element helper ATPase IstB, translated to MAVNKMLLEAYFKKLKMPQAAKIYESLAREAADNNLDYEGYLLGVLEQEVHQRENNRIQRGIRQACFPVIKTLESFDFKVIPSLRKPKILKLMQGEYIGNRENIILVGSSGVGKTHIATALGYEACRQGMRVKFYTAAGLINELLAAQQEYRLNKLEKQWLGPHLVILDELGYVPFSKVGAELLFQFCSSRYERGSLIITTNLEFPKWTEVLGDEQMTAALLDRITHNAHILNINGDSYRFKQALAKQTENV
- the istA gene encoding IS21 family transposase gives rise to the protein MIKMAQLEDIRKMYFMEDLSIREISRRTGIHRDTISKYLSLEETKPPKYKLTKERNHPVLGPYIPMIRQIIEDDKQRHRKQRHTGTKIFGILRQEGFSGGYNTVSDFLRQEYRKQKEAFLPLEFELGTYAEVDWTEAYFYLNGKETKAHIFVMKLRGSGGFYVRAYPFEKQEAFFDGHIKCFEFMKGVPYKIAYDNLKTAVKKVLQGSNREEQEQFISLRTHYLYESTFCRPARGNEKGGVENAGKEVVRRFFVPYPDVNSFEELNHYLHNECIKLLEKNSKWEAEKSALRPLPTVRFDGARYKEAKVNRYSMIQFETNRYSVPTSYVGEKVTVRATAEEIKIISKGSTIAEHFRIHGRNKDSIILDHYLELLLFKSRALGNTKVYNPQTLPPIYEQYRRCLLARNPRGNREFVKILMLHRDYHPSQVTEAIEIAMEYNVYGYDGVLNILGQTLVLSHKADPINKDKLQSIPEVIVTPPNLDKYSILMTGGDH
- a CDS encoding leucine-rich repeat domain-containing protein, which produces MKTLKKCLLVVAFFISIILTQLFVHNAFADSDIVTFADPNLEAVVRGAINKPTGDILKTDVSSITSIIAENKNINNLTGIECLTNLTMLSLSKNKISDVTPLAGLTSLKYLALYQSNISNINALAGLINLEYLDLGMNSVSDISALKNMTKLTYLELSWNNITDISALSKLTNLQYLQLGCNRIVDISPISNLTKLKTLHLFYNRISDISGLSGLKTLTYLHLNSNNVSNINPLNGLTMLSYLDLGFNKITDISALNKLTKITDLDLSYNKITNINVLSNLTSLNDLKLENNPINNYSPITGIISKLTKKDFNLEPISFPDADLAKAVCHQLGKNSEDMIYKIEAPQITVLDAGNMEIKSLSGIEQLCNLKDLYLAGNELDNINPISALTSLEALNLEKNQISDLNVLRNLHNLKYLILRDNKISDITPLSDLSSLKTLDLSYNSLTNTKNLSKLVNLYELHLDDNEINDINGLQNITKLKILTLDKNQIQDVCLLKNKLDLISLCLRNNLISDISCIKNLPKLVDLFLLPNPIQDFSPAKGIYSNLMNKDFELNAVASITISGSDIVTVKNGSGTSQYTAVVKDNNNIVLSCESVTWSLDNPVSGVVIDSQTGIVSVDSTAKAGCFTIKATNGSIEGTFVATLSVILPDKRIISGRISLNDKAPIGGVNISINAGGNGHSYGVGITIDEGESSKDFALPVSASSGGLTYTVFCTARAGDAIGFIAGSQVDVSDGNVSNVNMQISSFLQPVYRNVSGTVLFSKGVAPKGGLTLIVESSTTINERITKECYSSVTIPEGMNSAKYAIPIITYAGYPCSLIIKETSRDYWGSQLDLSSGDITGLDAQIVYPLNTTETRNVSGTIYLSTGVAPKGGIIITWYSSSGSYTNSSFVTIPEGLNAIKYDATFVTDTSKQTVLRFVPDKAYKQYSFFVENSHLVKDITLEEIAPQLTGFTWEKGKTEGSTKATVVPAGTLKYIVGVEGSQVQPNVGDAATAYTDILSANTDIAVSAGQHIFIIRVGNDGNIASWADVAVSESNINLGRIQGDVNNDSVVDALDFALMKIYLLGGTANINEINSDINLDGEINAIDFALLKMQLLN
- a CDS encoding arginine deiminase family protein, giving the protein MIINSLEKYGAEKLSQLKKVMLHSPEYSIRRVKETNLDFYLFDKVPDYDRFIDEHYAYRKLLTDNGVEVYELSNLIVNNRELMSYLPNLPYLNDSSVITSKGAIISTMCPGGRQYEEIVVREALTALGIPILHDCGPGEQFEGLITLSPNTLFVADTERHSKESVERFFIFALQHFQNIVYVEVPQARRFMHPDMIFNRISDKLGLIFPPAFLNCWLIQKNSRQKIDFMTWSKQRKMELIPLSDEEQQKWGTSFVTLEPNHIINYDISLKPTTQKLLESMGVRFTQFHPDALLAGGGSLRCLTLRLLRE